The genomic window TCGCCGGCGACGGGGTTCACCTGCGCGAGCTGGTCAACCCCGGTTGCGACGGGGGCTTCACCGGGCGTTACAGCCTGGCCGAGGCGATTCTCCTACCGGGCCACAAGTCGAAAAAGCACCGCCTGAAAACACACGAGCTCTATTTCGTCGTCGAGGGCCACGCGGTCGTCCACCTGGACGAGGAGTCGGCCGTGATCGAGCAGGGGGACGCCGTGGAGATTCCGCCCGGTACGGTGCAGTGGGTGGACAACTCCGGCGGCTCGGAGCCCTTCGTGTTTCTGTGCATCGTGGACCCCGCCTGGCGCTCCGAGGACGAGGAGATGCTGGAGTAGGGCCCCGCCGTTGCTTGTTTTGCGCCCAGCCGCGGGAGGGTCGGTTGCCCCTCCCTTTTTTCTGAAGTAGCCCTCACCCCCATCCCCGTCGGCGAGCCGCTCCCACGGGGAGAGGGGGGTAGGGGAAGCGCGCTCTACAGCTCGTAGATGACCGGCACAACCAGCGGGCGGCGCTCCAGCTTCTTCTGAATGAACCGCCGCGTCTTCCTCCGCAGCCAGTCGGCGAAAAGCTCCCGGTCTTCCCGCACCTCGGGCTCGGCTTCCGCAATCAGT from bacterium includes these protein-coding regions:
- a CDS encoding cupin domain-containing protein, whose product is MRIKSLMNSKKVVAGDGVHLRELVNPGCDGGFTGRYSLAEAILLPGHKSKKHRLKTHELYFVVEGHAVVHLDEESAVIEQGDAVEIPPGTVQWVDNSGGSEPFVFLCIVDPAWRSEDEEMLE